caccatggacttttattatgcagtccttcgtgactgcacttcgatggccttctctcctgatcgtcagatgatggtgcatcgtgctaaagcgcagatcacttccctcacgcgacggcgcttagaagggactcttgtcagatcctgcacccgtgaccatatgcctcatgaaacgccatcgatgtaccaccttctcagggaacaccgacgtcgtcgtcgaaccctcatccacgatctcacagatgcggaaggacgacgacacactacgcaatgcgacattggtcacgctttctattctcatttccgtcaactgttcgctgccgtccctcatcccccgaccttaattgaggaggtggcagcaatgactgtcaacaccatgccagaggatgtggctcaagaacttcaggaacaagtgacctctgatgaagtcctagatgcaatcaaggtgggggctgccaacaagtcccctggacctgacggcctccccctcgacttttacaagtattttagctaccttttgttacctgcttggacgtccatctgtcgtgaattgatgtcacccacaacgatgatcccagccaccttccttgatggggtcatcatcctggtccctaagccacaggggcgatcacggatctgtgattaccggcccatcactctactcaacagtgacatgaaaattttcacccgtttgttggcctcacgcctcaagaaggcagcaagatccgtcacctcccttgatcagacttcgttgggcggtgacaacaacatccatacggccctttgccgttatagggacatgattgcgctcgcgcgctcgcgacatttacctggcgcattggcatcgcttgacttccgtcaagctttcgaccgtgtcgaccatacttttctgaaatcggtcctccaacacatgggttttccggttcgtacaatcaccgtggtaatgcggctcttgagcggcgcaacttcaagaatactctgtaatggtcgcctcaccgcgcctctagcgatcgagcgctctgtccgacagggatgcccactttccacgatactatatgctttggcattagagcccctcctacaggggcttcgccaacgcctggtgggcctgacattgcatgggcaccgcttctgttgtacagcctatgctgacgatctagtcctctacctccgcaatgaagacgatgttcgcgctgctctgacttgggtgacgacttatggggaggcatcgggcagttctcttaacatttccaaatcgaaggttctgctcattggtgagggtctaccagaaagatctgtcgctcctctaagtgtggccaccagtgtccgctgtttgggcattgattttatgaatgacctccgtcgctcagcggcaaccaacggtcgacgtctcctacaaacgatcagggctggccttgtggaccaccggcttcgatccctcgacattatacagcgcgcgcaatacgtgaatgtttatcacgcctcacgcatcccccatgtggcacaagtgttcccggttccgattaccctcgcacgtcgtatgttgatggcgatgggatcctttgtctgtgccgggatgttatttaaagttcaatattcctcccttgccctcccgcgggagcgtggtggagtgggcttattccatgtgccagacagagttaccgcactttttgttagctcccaactgaaagtctggcgtcgctgcccgacgagcctgaccggactgcttttgcgtgaatacgcaccagtctccatgtcagccccggtcatgttatccgacattccaccccccttttatcactttcggtacttcttctttgaaatcagttacattctgcactccttaccccttctccgtatactccagacaaagactgtatacgacaccttacaaatgtgtcaaacccccaaccccattgaacacaagtttccccagatcatatggcgccgtgtgtggaaagcagtgcatgctggttacctcgacaccagcgttcagtccacctggtatatcaccgtcaatggcaaacaggtcaaccagtc
The Schistocerca gregaria isolate iqSchGreg1 chromosome 1, iqSchGreg1.2, whole genome shotgun sequence genome window above contains:
- the LOC126358465 gene encoding uncharacterized protein LOC126358465, whose product is MNDLRRSAATNGRRLLQTIRAGLVDHRLRSLDIIQRAQYVNVYHASRIPHVAQVFPVPITLARRMLMAMGSFVCAGMLFKVQYSSLALPRERGGVGLFHVPDRVTALFVSSQLKVWRRCPTSLTGLLLREYAPVSMSAPVMLSDIPPPFYHFRYFFFEISYILHSLPLLRILQTKTVYDTLQMCQTPNPIEHKFPQIIWRRVWKAVHAGYLDTSVQSTWYITVNGKQVNQSRLHRIRLADTPLCVHCGVEDTDAHRFSCGPSADVWRLAQRILAFLTRQPPAQIIFLTLLFPDVIHYPTTKTNAVNWIRGHTVRYIFGPDEKSELGYWTYLNDRHCALVRNPRYKQFFSNFLRSAFHDPP